In Ruania zhangjianzhongii, the following proteins share a genomic window:
- a CDS encoding carbohydrate ABC transporter permease, whose protein sequence is MSTVTDSPVADRSGLTPELQAARRRKVRRQRLAPVLYIGPAFLAIAVIIGYPVVNAIGTSFLDASLLRPGQDTFAGLGNYLALFGDPEFLTVLGRTLIWASSALVVQLGLGLLIANTLNKKLRARGAIRTTLIIPWIVPTVLVALIWRFMLDPVSGPINELLRSSGLLDNPPIWLADTRFVLPVLVLISAWKWTPFGAVILLAGMQQIPQEQHEAAMVDGANAWQRFRNVTVPAIRTSIALVTLTTISGAINNFNGIWMFTRGGPAGATEILTTLAYRTAFTQFDFGKASAISVVIFAMMMMIAVVYFYVVEGRKGGPR, encoded by the coding sequence ATGTCCACAGTCACAGACTCGCCGGTCGCGGACCGGTCGGGGCTGACGCCGGAGCTCCAGGCTGCACGGCGCCGCAAGGTGCGCCGTCAGCGCCTGGCCCCGGTGCTCTACATTGGCCCGGCGTTCCTGGCCATTGCCGTGATCATCGGCTACCCGGTGGTCAACGCGATCGGCACCAGCTTCCTGGACGCCAGCCTGCTCCGCCCCGGGCAGGATACGTTCGCCGGGCTGGGCAACTACCTCGCGCTATTCGGCGACCCCGAGTTCCTCACCGTGCTCGGGCGCACGCTGATCTGGGCGTCCTCCGCTCTGGTGGTGCAGCTGGGCCTGGGGCTGCTGATCGCGAACACGCTGAACAAGAAGCTCCGGGCGCGCGGCGCGATCCGCACCACCTTGATCATCCCGTGGATCGTGCCGACGGTGCTGGTGGCACTGATCTGGCGGTTCATGCTCGACCCGGTCTCCGGGCCGATCAACGAGCTGCTGCGCAGCAGCGGTCTCCTCGACAACCCACCGATCTGGCTGGCGGACACCCGGTTCGTCCTGCCGGTGCTGGTGCTGATCAGCGCGTGGAAGTGGACTCCGTTCGGCGCGGTGATTCTGCTCGCCGGGATGCAGCAGATCCCACAGGAGCAGCACGAGGCGGCGATGGTGGACGGCGCGAACGCCTGGCAGCGGTTCCGGAACGTGACGGTGCCGGCGATCCGTACCTCGATCGCACTGGTCACGCTCACCACCATCTCGGGTGCGATCAACAACTTCAACGGCATCTGGATGTTCACCCGGGGCGGACCGGCGGGAGCCACCGAGATTCTCACCACCCTGGCCTATCGCACGGCATTCACCCAGTTCGACTTCGGCAAGGCGTCGGCCATATCGGTGGTCATCTTCGCGATGATGATGATGATCGCCGTGGTCTACTTCTACGTCGTCGAAGGACGCAAAGGAGGTCCGCGATGA
- a CDS encoding NAD/NADP-dependent octopine/nopaline dehydrogenase family protein: MTTLPSAVTVLGSGAGALASAMELSLAGVTVTVADFEQFRSNVDAITERGAIRLRSPWHGVTESPARASLDPAAAVREAEVIVVSVPAFGHDTFADLLAAHLSGGEQVIFAGEGGGSLALVAAMRRAGRRVEVDIAELNSLPYGARVRAPGLITASRKAGGTIAAGMPAGNRAVQTACAIWASVQAGESVLETVLLNFNAIDHVPPILGNLGAIEGRPGKFLLWGEGASPAVARFIAAIDAELVAIRRALGFANLKGYEEYLVEQGFAPENHHDLHATLASSAFADSTFGTGPHALESRYITEDVPYALCLMASIGREVDVPTPTIDAMIHLAGVATGTDYRREGRTLASFGLDGVGRDGLLAATASGWW; the protein is encoded by the coding sequence ATGACCACTCTTCCCTCTGCAGTCACCGTCCTCGGCTCCGGCGCCGGCGCCCTCGCCTCCGCGATGGAGCTCTCCCTGGCCGGCGTCACCGTGACCGTCGCCGACTTCGAACAGTTCCGGAGTAACGTCGATGCGATCACCGAGCGCGGCGCGATCCGGCTGCGCTCGCCATGGCACGGCGTGACCGAGAGCCCCGCCCGGGCCAGTCTCGATCCAGCCGCCGCGGTCCGCGAGGCCGAGGTGATCGTCGTCTCCGTGCCGGCGTTCGGGCACGACACCTTCGCCGACCTGCTCGCCGCCCACCTCAGCGGCGGCGAACAGGTGATCTTCGCCGGTGAGGGCGGTGGCAGCCTCGCGCTGGTCGCCGCGATGCGCCGCGCCGGCCGTCGCGTCGAGGTGGACATCGCCGAGCTGAACAGTCTCCCCTACGGGGCGCGGGTGCGAGCTCCCGGTCTGATCACCGCCTCCCGGAAGGCCGGCGGCACCATCGCGGCCGGGATGCCCGCCGGCAACCGTGCGGTGCAGACCGCCTGCGCCATCTGGGCCTCGGTCCAGGCGGGCGAGAGCGTGCTGGAGACCGTCCTGCTGAACTTCAACGCGATCGACCACGTGCCACCGATCCTGGGCAACCTGGGCGCCATCGAGGGCCGGCCGGGCAAGTTCCTGCTCTGGGGCGAGGGTGCCAGCCCCGCGGTTGCCCGGTTCATCGCCGCGATCGACGCCGAGCTGGTCGCCATCCGCCGGGCACTCGGCTTCGCCAACCTCAAAGGTTACGAGGAGTACCTGGTGGAGCAGGGCTTCGCCCCGGAGAACCACCACGATCTGCACGCCACCCTCGCCTCCTCCGCGTTCGCGGACTCCACGTTCGGCACCGGGCCGCACGCGCTGGAGAGCCGCTACATCACCGAGGACGTGCCCTACGCGCTCTGCCTGATGGCCTCGATCGGGCGCGAGGTGGACGTGCCCACCCCCACGATCGACGCGATGATCCACCTGGCCGGGGTCGCCACCGGCACCGACTACCGCCGCGAGGGTCGCACGCTCGCCTCGTTCGGTCTCGACGGCGTGGGCCGGGACGGTCTGCTCGCCGCCACGGCGAGCGGGTGGTGGTGA
- a CDS encoding ABC transporter substrate-binding protein, which yields MTRRDSRLTRRQLLTLGGGAAAAGFTLSACGTGPAGGSDPTGSGGESGGGGTLELWANTATAGDADSPLQQATQAWGEANGVTVNVQGISTQDLVPKLTTTSAGGEGPDVAIVDVSSVPQLAAAQVLADLGGRADAVSGDFGEELLAGSSYDGTLYGLPYTTNNVALYYNNTMLGDAGIEVPTTWDELREAAIELTGGEQYGYMMGAQGQGAFLFWPWLWQNGGSIMNEDLTAATFADDIGQEAFAFYSGLVLEDKVMPPEFIASNASWDEYVAPFVQGRCAMMAIGPWGTAPIVDGNPDLDWAVAALPTGTEAASVLGGTGIGIGYNSANPDLAWELISWLTAADQMSYIQDSGNIPGRADVIDSDWATEDPNRQVFIEQMEVARARPALPVWGDIEWGVMASMWDAVIQGQQAPADALTAAAEEATATLSS from the coding sequence ATGACTCGGAGAGATTCTCGCCTGACCCGCCGTCAGCTGCTCACCCTCGGTGGTGGCGCTGCTGCTGCCGGCTTTACCCTCAGTGCCTGCGGTACCGGGCCCGCGGGTGGTTCTGACCCGACCGGCTCCGGCGGCGAGTCCGGAGGCGGAGGCACCCTGGAGCTGTGGGCGAACACCGCCACCGCGGGTGACGCCGACTCCCCGCTGCAGCAGGCCACCCAGGCCTGGGGTGAGGCGAACGGCGTCACTGTCAACGTGCAGGGCATCTCCACCCAGGATCTGGTGCCCAAGCTCACCACCACGTCCGCCGGCGGTGAGGGTCCGGACGTGGCCATCGTCGACGTCTCCTCGGTGCCCCAGCTCGCCGCCGCTCAGGTGCTCGCGGACCTCGGTGGCAGAGCAGACGCGGTGAGCGGAGACTTCGGCGAGGAGCTGCTCGCCGGATCGAGCTATGACGGCACGCTCTATGGTCTGCCGTACACCACCAACAACGTGGCGTTGTACTACAACAACACGATGCTCGGCGATGCCGGTATCGAGGTGCCGACCACCTGGGACGAGCTGCGCGAGGCCGCGATCGAGCTCACCGGCGGCGAGCAGTACGGATACATGATGGGAGCCCAAGGGCAGGGCGCCTTCCTGTTCTGGCCCTGGCTGTGGCAGAACGGTGGATCGATCATGAACGAGGACCTCACCGCGGCCACCTTCGCCGACGACATCGGTCAGGAAGCCTTCGCCTTCTACTCCGGCCTGGTGCTCGAGGACAAGGTGATGCCGCCGGAGTTCATCGCCTCCAACGCGAGCTGGGACGAGTACGTCGCCCCGTTCGTCCAGGGCCGCTGCGCGATGATGGCGATCGGTCCGTGGGGCACCGCCCCGATCGTGGACGGGAACCCGGACCTGGACTGGGCCGTGGCAGCACTGCCCACCGGTACGGAGGCGGCCTCGGTCCTCGGCGGCACTGGGATCGGTATCGGCTACAACTCGGCCAACCCCGACCTGGCCTGGGAGCTGATCAGCTGGCTCACCGCCGCCGACCAGATGTCCTACATCCAGGACTCCGGCAACATCCCCGGGCGCGCCGACGTGATCGACTCGGACTGGGCCACCGAGGACCCCAACCGGCAGGTGTTCATCGAGCAGATGGAGGTCGCCAGGGCCCGGCCGGCGTTGCCCGTCTGGGGTGACATCGAGTGGGGTGTGATGGCGAGCATGTGGGACGCGGTGATCCAGGGCCAGCAAGCCCCCGCCGACGCTCTCACCGCTGCTGCCGAAGAGGCGACCGCGACACTGTCCAGCTAG
- a CDS encoding amidohydrolase family protein — MGTLLRHARLVTGEVVDVQLDGDVVAAVLPAGTAPAVPDGQQLDLSGYLLDTAFAEPHAHLDKVFTADRVDARGGTLQDAMTQYEAVLRAATDADVQQRARRALRSLVASGSTAVRTHVGCGRLLGVRAIESLVAVREQMADLVDLQIVAHIGGPGPEETWRQHRRRLAAALDAGADVVGGNPALDRDPSAAVQECVAVAAEAGVPLDLHIDETTDPSVATLRHLAQLAPQAGVPVTASHCVSLGAMDAGLVAEVAAEVAEANIAVVTLPATNLYLQGRSGWPRLRGLTAVDALTAAGVQVAAGGDNVRDPFNPVGRLDPLETASLLVLAGHQDTARAWQLVTGAARGVLGLPPAGPAAGARADLVAVRADSVGEAIALAPGERMVWRAGQLISRTAVDHSGPAHEGER; from the coding sequence ATGGGCACCCTGCTGCGTCATGCGCGCCTGGTCACCGGAGAGGTCGTCGATGTCCAGCTCGACGGCGACGTCGTGGCCGCTGTGCTTCCTGCTGGCACAGCGCCGGCGGTCCCGGACGGGCAGCAGCTGGATCTGAGCGGATACCTGCTGGACACCGCGTTCGCCGAACCGCACGCGCACCTGGACAAGGTGTTCACCGCTGACCGTGTGGACGCTCGCGGCGGCACGCTGCAGGACGCGATGACCCAGTACGAGGCCGTGCTCCGAGCGGCCACCGACGCGGACGTGCAGCAGCGGGCCCGTCGGGCCCTGCGCAGCCTGGTGGCCAGCGGCAGCACCGCTGTGCGCACGCACGTCGGCTGTGGCCGCCTGCTCGGCGTGCGCGCGATCGAGTCACTGGTCGCCGTCCGCGAGCAGATGGCTGACCTGGTGGACCTGCAGATCGTGGCGCACATCGGCGGTCCAGGCCCGGAGGAGACCTGGCGGCAGCACCGCCGCCGGCTGGCAGCGGCCCTCGACGCCGGTGCCGACGTGGTCGGGGGAAACCCTGCCCTGGACCGGGACCCATCCGCCGCAGTGCAGGAGTGCGTGGCCGTCGCCGCCGAAGCAGGTGTGCCGCTCGACCTGCACATCGACGAGACCACCGACCCGAGCGTGGCCACGCTGCGCCACCTCGCCCAGCTGGCCCCCCAGGCGGGTGTACCGGTCACGGCCAGCCACTGCGTCTCCCTCGGCGCGATGGACGCCGGTCTGGTCGCCGAGGTCGCCGCCGAGGTCGCCGAGGCGAACATCGCCGTGGTCACCCTGCCCGCCACCAACCTGTATCTGCAGGGCCGCAGCGGATGGCCCCGGCTGCGGGGCCTGACCGCAGTGGACGCCCTCACCGCAGCCGGCGTGCAGGTTGCCGCGGGGGGCGACAATGTCCGCGACCCGTTCAACCCGGTGGGCCGGCTCGACCCGCTGGAGACCGCCTCGCTGCTGGTCCTCGCCGGGCACCAGGACACCGCCCGCGCCTGGCAGCTGGTCACTGGCGCGGCCCGCGGCGTCCTCGGTCTCCCGCCGGCCGGCCCGGCAGCAGGAGCCCGCGCTGACCTGGTGGCCGTCCGGGCCGACTCGGTCGGTGAGGCGATCGCCCTTGCCCCGGGTGAGCGGATGGTCTGGCGAGCCGGACAGCTGATCTCGCGTACCGCCGTCGACCACTCCGGCCCGGCGCACGAGGGCGAGCGATGA
- a CDS encoding LLM class flavin-dependent oxidoreductase, with product MNIGVTVRLDQPITAAADAARRAEELGFGSVWLADHYFHRDVSAALALMMAATQRVRLGTAVMSPFLRHPTLLASMAATLREIGPDRFVLGLGTGGYEFAGEMGISMRRPLRITGETVQIVRELTQGRADVTGETFTAAGSTLRWPAADGPLYLAARGPKMLELSGRIADGVITHGIAPSHLDFVRDKVAAGAAQRTEGRAATCLMLDVEIDDDRSAALAKLAPRCVTMAGGAYADELIEVYGLDPEEVRALRATVRSGDRAAAAQQVTGSMAEAFGLAGPVDHVAAGLHGLFEQGVDEVIVSVGGSSPAETDQQLTALSKALA from the coding sequence CCGCAGACGCTGCGCGCCGCGCCGAGGAGCTCGGCTTCGGCAGCGTCTGGCTCGCCGACCACTACTTCCACCGGGACGTGTCCGCGGCCCTGGCGCTGATGATGGCTGCGACGCAGCGGGTGCGGTTGGGCACAGCGGTGATGTCCCCGTTCCTGCGCCACCCGACCCTGCTCGCCAGTATGGCCGCCACGCTGCGCGAGATTGGCCCGGACCGGTTCGTGCTCGGCCTGGGCACCGGCGGCTACGAGTTCGCCGGCGAGATGGGTATCTCGATGAGGCGGCCGCTGCGGATCACCGGCGAGACCGTGCAGATCGTGCGCGAGCTCACCCAGGGCCGTGCCGACGTCACCGGCGAGACCTTCACCGCCGCGGGCTCCACGTTGCGCTGGCCGGCTGCCGACGGCCCGCTCTACCTGGCCGCCCGCGGCCCGAAGATGCTCGAGCTCTCGGGGCGGATCGCGGACGGGGTGATCACCCACGGTATTGCCCCGAGCCACCTCGACTTCGTTCGGGACAAGGTCGCCGCCGGAGCCGCCCAGCGCACCGAGGGCCGGGCCGCCACCTGCCTGATGCTCGATGTGGAGATCGACGACGACCGCTCCGCCGCACTCGCGAAGCTGGCCCCCCGGTGCGTCACGATGGCCGGCGGCGCCTACGCCGACGAGCTGATCGAGGTGTACGGGCTCGACCCCGAGGAGGTCCGCGCGCTGCGGGCGACCGTGCGCAGCGGGGATCGTGCCGCCGCCGCGCAACAGGTCACCGGATCGATGGCCGAGGCCTTCGGGCTCGCCGGGCCGGTGGACCACGTCGCCGCCGGGCTGCACGGGCTGTTCGAGCAAGGCGTGGACGAGGTGATCGTCAGCGTCGGCGGCTCCTCCCCGGCCGAGACCGACCAGCAACTGACCGCACTCTCGAAAGCACTCGCCTGA
- a CDS encoding enolase C-terminal domain-like protein, with amino-acid sequence MTITEVQCVEYVGHLDAPGGVFADRLRRPTDVYPQFRTQPAQTFDEVAPGRYEIRSIFLHVDTDDGLRGSVAQLSPEQAFIITHTLRPLLLGQDPMASERLWDVLYRSSIHGRRGLGMVALSAVDCALCDLRGQRLGVPAHVLLGGPTREHVPAYASTLGDSLEPAQVAARAKELVAQGFSGLKWFPRVGPEDGHAGVEAIVALVGTVRDAVGPGVDVMLDAWSGWDVPFTVAVARATRDLGLAWIEEPLLADQRGGYATLRRRLPEGVRIAGGEHEYTRWGYADLIAADVLDLYQPDPHWAGGISETVKIMAQISAAGGQLVPHGQSLQCNAALTFAASPALIPQLEYLDRLMPMYQHFLQHPITPLAGTVAAPTLPGLGMAVAEEKIVSSRVLGSDR; translated from the coding sequence GTGACCATCACCGAGGTGCAGTGTGTCGAGTACGTCGGCCATCTGGACGCGCCCGGTGGCGTGTTCGCCGACCGGTTGCGCCGACCCACCGACGTCTACCCGCAGTTCCGGACGCAACCGGCGCAGACCTTCGACGAGGTGGCCCCCGGGCGCTACGAGATCCGCTCGATCTTCCTGCACGTGGACACCGACGATGGTCTGCGCGGCAGCGTCGCCCAGCTCTCACCGGAGCAGGCGTTCATCATCACCCACACGCTGCGTCCGTTGCTCCTCGGGCAGGACCCGATGGCCTCCGAACGGCTCTGGGACGTGCTCTACCGCTCCTCGATCCACGGCCGGCGCGGCCTGGGGATGGTGGCGCTCTCCGCCGTCGACTGTGCCCTCTGTGACCTGCGCGGCCAGCGCCTCGGCGTGCCGGCGCATGTTCTGCTTGGCGGGCCGACCCGTGAGCATGTGCCCGCGTATGCCTCCACCTTGGGCGACAGTCTCGAACCGGCGCAGGTGGCCGCTCGCGCCAAGGAGCTGGTGGCCCAGGGCTTCAGCGGCCTGAAGTGGTTTCCGCGGGTGGGACCGGAAGACGGTCACGCTGGGGTGGAGGCGATCGTGGCCCTGGTCGGCACGGTCCGCGATGCGGTCGGCCCCGGGGTGGACGTGATGCTCGACGCGTGGAGCGGCTGGGACGTGCCGTTCACCGTCGCCGTGGCCCGGGCCACCCGCGACCTGGGCCTGGCCTGGATCGAAGAGCCGTTGCTCGCCGACCAGCGGGGCGGCTACGCCACGCTGCGCCGCCGGCTGCCGGAAGGAGTACGGATCGCCGGTGGTGAGCACGAGTACACCCGGTGGGGGTACGCGGACCTGATCGCGGCCGACGTCCTGGACCTCTACCAGCCCGATCCGCACTGGGCCGGTGGCATCTCCGAGACGGTGAAGATCATGGCCCAGATCAGCGCCGCCGGCGGTCAGCTCGTCCCGCACGGGCAGTCGCTGCAGTGCAACGCGGCACTGACCTTCGCGGCCTCTCCGGCGCTGATCCCGCAGCTGGAGTACTTGGACCGGCTGATGCCGATGTATCAGCACTTCCTCCAGCACCCGATCACGCCGTTGGCCGGCACGGTCGCCGCCCCCACCCTGCCCGGTCTGGGCATGGCTGTGGCCGAGGAGAAGATCGTCAGCTCCCGTGTGCTCGGCAGCGATCGCTGA
- a CDS encoding amidohydrolase family protein, whose translation MSPLGAPVLHGLAVPSASVEPFPATAQVQSGAGVSVRAADGASATLAHGAALLPGLVNMHDHLRAFLPTGRASEGVPLTTAITSSSAAQAVAEPEDYRTLTAIAAARQALAGVTSVVDHVYPLHRPGLLEAVVAGHREVGIRGYVALGIMTRGQPDLCTSVAEIANLAERAADQLLPKERLYLAPVSLRQNEPGDYAEAAAAADRLGLRLYTHIAETPAEVEACLAQHGLRPLELLHRAGFLRPGTVVVHGVQLTDTEIELVAATGTIVAYCPTNHLRFAKGVAPVVELLSAGATVTLGIDGMESLFHEMRQAAYAQGQAAGDPGALGSAAAFEMATAAGAQALRLPTGFDGGDLVRLDLTAPQFQPLVDPVWSVVHRAGLGDVTDVVVGGRSIVRDGELVLADRFALAEKAAATIRRLAERAGSSVPDVWDIPSPATPPQ comes from the coding sequence ATGAGTCCGCTCGGCGCCCCTGTGCTGCACGGCCTCGCCGTGCCCTCGGCCTCCGTCGAGCCGTTTCCGGCGACGGCGCAGGTCCAGTCGGGTGCAGGGGTGTCCGTCCGCGCGGCGGACGGTGCGTCCGCGACGCTGGCCCACGGCGCCGCCCTGTTGCCGGGCCTGGTGAATATGCACGACCACCTGCGTGCCTTCCTGCCCACCGGGCGAGCCAGCGAGGGAGTGCCGCTGACCACGGCGATCACCTCCTCCTCGGCGGCGCAGGCGGTCGCCGAACCGGAGGACTACCGCACCCTCACCGCGATCGCCGCCGCCCGGCAGGCGCTCGCCGGCGTGACCAGCGTGGTGGACCACGTGTACCCGTTGCACCGGCCCGGCCTGCTGGAGGCCGTGGTGGCCGGTCACCGGGAGGTCGGTATTCGCGGCTACGTGGCGCTCGGCATCATGACCCGCGGCCAGCCGGACCTGTGCACGTCGGTGGCGGAGATCGCCAACCTCGCCGAGCGCGCGGCGGACCAGCTCCTGCCGAAGGAACGGCTCTACCTCGCCCCGGTCTCGCTGCGGCAGAACGAGCCGGGCGACTACGCCGAGGCCGCGGCCGCGGCGGACCGGCTCGGCCTGCGGCTCTACACCCACATCGCCGAGACCCCCGCGGAGGTCGAGGCCTGCCTCGCGCAGCACGGACTCCGCCCGCTGGAGCTGTTGCACCGGGCGGGGTTCCTGCGGCCAGGCACCGTGGTGGTGCACGGCGTCCAGCTCACCGACACCGAGATCGAGCTGGTCGCCGCCACCGGGACGATCGTGGCCTATTGTCCGACGAACCACCTCCGGTTCGCCAAGGGGGTGGCACCGGTGGTGGAGCTGCTCAGCGCAGGAGCCACCGTCACCCTCGGCATCGACGGGATGGAGAGCCTGTTCCACGAGATGCGCCAGGCGGCGTATGCCCAGGGCCAGGCTGCCGGCGATCCGGGCGCTCTGGGCTCCGCGGCCGCCTTCGAGATGGCCACCGCGGCCGGTGCCCAGGCGCTGCGGCTCCCGACCGGGTTCGACGGCGGCGATCTCGTCCGGCTGGACCTGACCGCGCCCCAGTTCCAGCCGCTGGTGGACCCGGTCTGGTCCGTGGTCCACCGCGCTGGCCTCGGCGACGTGACCGACGTGGTCGTCGGCGGGCGCTCGATCGTTCGCGACGGCGAGCTGGTGCTCGCTGACCGTTTCGCACTCGCCGAGAAGGCGGCTGCCACCATCCGGCGACTCGCTGAGCGCGCCGGATCTTCAGTCCCGGACGTCTGGGACATCCCCTCCCCTGCAACTCCCCCTCAGTGA
- a CDS encoding MFS transporter translates to MTALESRHTGSLWRIAEIRAVFAISCAGLTSFSLTLTALPAWAAGAGHPESVVGTITGVMLAVTVLTQLGSARLMRRFSTRRLLVLGSVLLGLPTPLYLIGTELWWLYLLSAVRGVGFAIITVVAALAIPRAAPPQRRGEAIGIFGLSAAIPMMVATAGGAALTLNGSFPLVAALGAIPVATLLAAPWVNPTPLGSVDDTAIRPAGLVRLLLPSGVLFVVTVAGGGLVTILPLAGLGSAGAAAALVVYGAVGMLIRWRIGYLTDRIGHRVVYLVLLGVGVAGLALAAHGLLTQNAATLYVGAGAFGATFGGMQTVTLDLAFAAVEENSAPTASAVWNAGFDGGTAAGAAFLGFVAGTVWGGPGALALGGVAVAVMGVAGLVTIGPLRRPGGSGTLITTEGEDAQ, encoded by the coding sequence ATGACCGCCCTCGAGTCCCGGCACACCGGCTCGTTGTGGCGGATCGCCGAGATCCGTGCCGTGTTCGCGATCAGCTGCGCCGGCCTGACCAGCTTCTCCCTGACCTTGACGGCACTGCCCGCCTGGGCGGCCGGTGCTGGTCACCCGGAATCAGTGGTGGGCACGATCACCGGGGTCATGCTGGCGGTCACCGTACTCACGCAGCTGGGGTCGGCGCGCCTGATGCGCCGGTTCTCCACCCGGCGTCTGCTGGTGCTCGGATCGGTGCTGCTCGGCCTGCCGACACCGCTCTACCTGATCGGTACCGAGCTGTGGTGGCTCTACCTGCTCTCCGCAGTGCGTGGGGTGGGCTTCGCCATCATCACCGTCGTGGCAGCGCTGGCCATCCCGCGCGCAGCACCGCCGCAGCGCCGAGGTGAGGCGATCGGGATCTTCGGCCTGTCCGCGGCCATCCCGATGATGGTGGCGACCGCCGGCGGGGCGGCACTGACACTGAACGGTTCGTTCCCACTCGTCGCCGCACTCGGTGCGATCCCGGTCGCTACCCTCCTCGCCGCACCGTGGGTGAACCCGACGCCCCTGGGCTCCGTGGACGACACCGCGATTCGCCCGGCGGGCCTGGTGCGACTGCTGCTGCCCTCCGGTGTGCTGTTCGTGGTCACCGTCGCCGGCGGGGGACTGGTGACCATCCTGCCGCTGGCCGGGCTCGGCTCGGCCGGAGCCGCTGCCGCACTCGTGGTCTACGGCGCGGTCGGCATGCTGATCCGGTGGCGGATCGGCTACCTGACCGACCGCATCGGCCACCGGGTGGTCTACCTCGTGCTGCTCGGGGTCGGGGTAGCGGGCCTCGCCCTGGCCGCCCACGGGCTGCTCACCCAGAACGCGGCCACTCTGTACGTCGGGGCCGGGGCGTTCGGTGCCACCTTCGGCGGGATGCAGACGGTCACGCTCGATCTGGCGTTCGCCGCTGTGGAAGAGAACAGTGCGCCCACCGCCAGTGCGGTGTGGAACGCCGGGTTCGACGGCGGTACCGCCGCCGGAGCGGCGTTCCTCGGGTTCGTCGCCGGTACTGTCTGGGGCGGTCCCGGCGCACTCGCGCTCGGCGGCGTGGCAGTCGCCGTGATGGGCGTCGCCGGACTGGTCACCATCGGCCCGCTGCGCCGGCCGGGCGGTTCCGGCACCCTGATCACCACCGAAGGAGAGGATGCGCAGTGA
- a CDS encoding carbohydrate ABC transporter permease has product MRKNRSHATVGAHAVAGVLLLGTVLPFAWMVLSSFKTPAELNGADKQLLPSGLYLGNYEAVADTNFFTYFLNSVIVAAGTTTIALLLAILAGYGFARFTFVGNRGMLLIVVAAQMFPAVMLAIPLFITVKTLGLLDSLVGLIVVYISFALPLCIWLMRNYFLAIPVETEEAAFIDGCSRLRALWKVVLPPALPGVMAASVFTIIQVWEEFLYANTFIDTDDKRTLSVGLNSLIGEFTTDWGRLLAAGVLVMIPVLAIFGYLQRYVTQIASGGVKG; this is encoded by the coding sequence ATGAGGAAGAACCGCAGCCATGCGACCGTCGGCGCCCACGCCGTCGCCGGCGTGCTCCTGCTCGGCACCGTGCTGCCGTTCGCCTGGATGGTGCTGTCCTCGTTCAAGACCCCCGCCGAGCTGAACGGTGCGGACAAGCAGCTGCTGCCCAGCGGACTGTATCTGGGCAACTACGAGGCGGTCGCGGACACCAACTTCTTCACCTACTTCCTGAACTCGGTGATCGTCGCGGCCGGGACCACCACGATCGCGCTGCTGCTGGCGATCCTGGCCGGGTACGGCTTCGCCCGGTTCACGTTCGTCGGCAACCGCGGCATGCTGCTGATCGTCGTGGCGGCGCAGATGTTCCCGGCGGTGATGCTCGCGATCCCGCTGTTCATCACGGTCAAGACCCTCGGCCTGCTGGACTCCCTGGTCGGGCTGATCGTGGTGTACATCTCGTTCGCGCTGCCGCTGTGCATCTGGTTGATGCGGAACTACTTCCTCGCCATCCCGGTGGAGACCGAAGAGGCCGCGTTCATCGACGGCTGCTCCCGGCTGCGGGCACTGTGGAAAGTGGTGCTGCCACCGGCGCTGCCCGGGGTGATGGCAGCCTCGGTGTTCACGATCATCCAGGTGTGGGAGGAGTTCCTGTATGCGAACACCTTCATCGATACCGATGACAAGCGCACCCTCTCCGTCGGGCTGAACTCCCTGATCGGGGAGTTCACCACCGACTGGGGCCGCCTGCTGGCCGCAGGCGTGCTGGTGATGATCCCGGTGCTGGCGATCTTCGGCTACCTGCAGCGCTACGTCACCCAGATCGCCAGCGGCGGAGTGAAGGGCTGA